The Arachis duranensis cultivar V14167 chromosome 9, aradu.V14167.gnm2.J7QH, whole genome shotgun sequence genomic sequence AATATGATTGTTTTGGGGTGGGGGTGGGGAGGTTTTGAAAATTGGTTCTTGAATGGGAAGCGAGAGAGTTCCAGGGTCCCTTCCTAATCATTTCGTTTTAATTTCTGCTTTCATATTGGTTCATCGTGAGAATTCATTGTTGTGTGCCATGTGTCGAGACCATTTACAATTCTTACTTAGGGTTGCATTTATGGATCAGGGCTGGCTTATGATTCATCACTGAgctcgattttttttttaaacacgTGTAATATTTGCCAGTTGCCAGAACAACATTTGCTATTTGGTTTGATTTATGAAGGCAATTTAATTTGGATTGACATTTTTCCCAACATTAGCAATGCATGTTTTCATTGGCATGGATATGAATGTTTCATAACGTGTAATCATTATGATAGCATTGCTAGATATTTGTTCCTAATCCTTAGAGATAGGACTTGCTGTGCAATTTCAATGCTTAGAAACTTGGTTTATATTTAACAGTATGTGTTGCTTGTTTGTAGCAGGTCCCCGCTAGGGATACCATTGAAATGGTGTTGCATGATAAAAAGGTGAGGTTCAATTGTAATGGTCATTATCTTTTTTGTTTGCACCTGCTTTTCAGTACTATATAAGACATTTTACTAActttaatttgttataaaaaaaaacaaaatacagGGTAGCAGAATACATGCTTCTCTCCCAAAGGCATTGGTCAAGAAGTTTTGTCCAGTTGCTAAAATCATACAAAATGGCAATATAGATGACAAGGAactcattggtaagaatttaaTGAACCTTCCTTTATTTGCATTGAATTTTGCAACTTTATGTACATAAATATATGCCTTTCCACAGGTTTATACATGTTTGGTTTATCTTTTCAGATATAATTGTTGAGGTGGTTGGAAACAAGGGAAGACAAATTGTCTTTACTTTTGAGGATTTGGAGTAAGATTTATATGTGTTGTTCCTTTCACTTTATTCCTAGTTTGAAAACTTATACGTGGCCAATTGTTTCTATACCAATTTCAGCAAAAATAGGGTGACCTGTATTTTGTTTGGAACACTGGTGGATCATATTTTTCCCCACCTTGATTCAATTGGTCCTGCACCACTCATTGTTGAGAGGGCTAAAAGTTTCTTAGGTAATGTTCTTCTTGATTCTATTCAGGTGGTTATTATGCAACTTCAATTTTTGTTCTGTTTTTGGATACGAATCTTTTTTAGATCCAATGTTAACGTGGCATGTTTGTGCACcaggctaattttttttcttttcaaagagACTAATCTCGTTTCGAGGATAGTGAGACCTGCTCCCTCAATTGGTAGAACCTGGGTTCTCCCTGGGGCTATAGTGTGCTTATTCCACTGCATGAACACCCTTGTTATTCTACAACTTCACTATCTTACTATAACTTCTGTTTTTCTTAGACAAGGTGCATGTTCAGAGCAGTTACTATGCATCAAAGCTCCATGTGAACGTCTACATAAAAGAAGTTGTGGATTCCAAAAATAGGTCATTTTACTGCTTATGCTTTTATGTCAATTTTTTAGTTCATTGTTTATGTACAAGATGTGTGTTAAACACCTTCATTATCTATGTCCTTAttttttttccctctctttttctGGATAAAAAGGTTGGGGAGTACTTGCCAGATTACTTCGCAGTATATAAGTCATCTCTCATCTCAACCTAGCTATTCCGAGAGTGATGAGATTAATGGCGGATTAGTAAGATTGAAGTCAATAGAGGAGCTTCTGAATTGTGCAAATGTATAGTATTTTATAATTCTGTATTCATAATGTGCTGTAATATGTGTAATTCTTTTTAATGCATTATGACTAATAGTTTGTATTACAGGAGGGTTCTTATTGGATTCTGGCTAGCATAGTGCGTTTGGATGTTGAAAAAGATGATTGGTTTTACAAGGGATGTACCAGATGTCCCCGGAAGCTAGAAGGTGCTGAACCATCTTATTGCAAGAAATGTGATCAAGCGGATTCCAATCCTCTTCTACGGTTGTATTCAATTTCTTATGTTGgtatcatatttattttttattatcaattttGGAGTATACCCTAATTCTATTATAAGATTCCTTTTTCCCCCTTCCTCCTTTTTAGGTTTAGGTTTCAAGTGATAGTGTCTGATGGCACTGGAAGAATAATATTATTGGTTCTGTGGGATAGGGAAACCCTGCAAATTGTTGGGAAGACAGCAACAGAGATAAAAGAAAACTTTTTTGTGAGTcttcaaaattattttgttgaCTTAGAAATTCATTCATGAGTTATGAAGTGTTTTATAATCTCTCTTACTTCTTtgcaggatgatgatgatgcagaTACAAAGCTTCTGATTAAAGTTGCTGTGTCATCAAGGAACATTAACGGTTATGATGATGTCTATAATGTTATGAGGATATCCGATGATGAACAATTGATTGCAAAATTTGGCCGTAATGCTGCTgtaagtgatttttttttataggtcAAAATGCATGTGTGAATCAATTTATtcattttcatgattttcagGGTGTTGATAATAATGTTAGTTGTCAATAATTTATCCACAAGGTGACTGGTAGCAAGAAAGGATAGAGAATAGAAGACACTAATATTATTTCCAACTTCGGTAACAGACTAACAGTATACAAGTTAAACCAAGTGGGTCTCAACAAATGATCAAAGACACTCTTTGCTACTAATTAATCCTAACTAACTCATATATTCTTAATCTTAACTACTAACCTTACTCTCACTAATGGTAACTAATTCATATATACTAACGTGGTCCTAACATACTGTTGGCAATAATGACACAAGTTGGATCAAGGTAATCTATTCATTTGTTTACTTTCATTTGTTTTAAATAGCTTTTGATATTAGTTTCTATACCCGATTTCCCTAATTGATtcgatttaattttgatgcaccaatattataaaatgtttaattataccattatttaattaattttatttttttatatatgactTTTTAAATAATGAGTGTTAAAAGTAGTTGTTTTTGCTTTTGTAAGAATAAATGATTGAATATTGATgttaaatttttagatttacaTTTAATAGTTTAATGCATAGAAATTAAATCgtaattgattttataaacTTGCTTCTTTCAGGATTCAGTTGATGATGAGTTTCATACAACTTCTAGTTAGAAGACTCCAGCAAAGTGTGCATCTTGAATTGGGCCCTAATAATTAGCTGTCAAGAAACAAGGTGAAGAGACTGAAACTAAATAAAGACAAGTCATTCTATGTTATGAGTGATTAGTGTTGTTAGTATTACTCTTTGTTGTAGAATATTGGAGATGTTATTTGTAATCTAGTTATTTCACTCATCAGTTGTACTGTGGTTAACTTCACCTTTTGTTGTTGTATGTGTCTTTTAATTTGGTCCAAGCTATCTTTGGAAGACCAATATTGTAATAATGTCTATTCAGGTTGTGTTAACTTTTGTAGTATCTATCGGTGTGAACGCTTTTAATAATCCTATAGTTGAGTTTAGAACTTGACCTCTTTTATTACATGATTACATCTATTTAATTACAGTGGTTAActtcatttatattttattataagtgTGATTAGTCAAAGCAGCTTTCCAACCAGCTATGAAAATGATAAGTCAAACATGTTGAAGTTTGGACTCAATTCCAGGGCACATATACCGACTTTGACATATATAGCTTAGTTTTGCAACGATTATTCTATAGCAGGGACGCATTCATGTTTATGGATGTGGGACAATTGTCCCGGtggagtttaaattttttttaactaataatacaTAGTGTTAGtcgaaatatttatttttaaaagattaagcTGATTTGAAATGTTGGCAAAGTGTTGGAAGGGAAGCAGAGGCCGAAAAAACACACGTACAAGCGTTAAGTGAAAATTATTTGACAGattcaatttcaatattttgACAAATCGAGCAATTACTCGAATGAAGAAACGAGCGGTTATACGAATGGAAAAGTCGAACGTTTTTTCTAAGTCAAATGGAAAAGTCGAAggttttttctaagttaaagatTTGTTGGTAATGCTCATGGACAAAAGAGCAGAAACGGTTATCCAGAAATCTGCACACAAGACAGCATGGTACAATTAATGGTCGGTTATGGAAGAGTTATAAATATTAGTGAGTCTTAGAAAATCGAGGTTGGAATTTTAATTCAGAAATTACCCACGCACACTCACATCCCAGCGACTATCTGAGTCGGTCTCGAGTCAAATTTCTGTAGGGTTCCTCCCACTTgtctttacttttcatttataattcctgcaaaaattttattttttatgttcaaTTTATCTTTCGAGCAACTTTAATTTCGTTGTCAAATTTACATTTAAGCACTTTTACTTTTTATGTCGAAAGTCCTTTGACCAGTCGAAGGCATTTTAATTGCTTTATTTGAAATTCAATGCAAACCATTTTGATTTCGGTCAGTTTTACTTTTCGAAATCTTTATTATGCGCTTTTTCCGTTCTTTGTACTTTTCGAAGTCAGTTCCCTTTTAATGCTCATCTAATTCGAGGACCTTTGATGCACTTATAGAAAAAGTTAATACCTACAAAAGAGAAATAGGTTTCGCTCCCAGACCATTAGAATCGAATCACCATCAATTTGttaaaaatcgacaaaacacATAGTAATATTTGCCccattatataattaaatttgattctaTTATGATTAAACTTCACTCATCAACTTCAATTATATAGTTACAAATGGTAATTCAAGATTTAAACGAAGTTGTTACAATAACCTTTAGAAAGAAGGAGTGAAATAATTAtagatttgttattttataattgtaaactaataaataaatttaaaattaaaaaaaacggNNNNNNNNNNNNNNNNNNNNNNNNNNNNNNNNNNNNNNNNNNNNNNNNNNNNNNNNNNNNNNNNNNNNNNNNNNNNNNNNNNNNNNNNNNNNNNNNNNNNNNNNNNNNNNNNNNNNNNNNNNNNNNNNNNNNNNNNNNNNNNNNNNNNNNNNNNNNNNNNNNNNNNNNNNNNNNNNNNNNNNNNNNNNNNNNNNNNNNNNNNNNNNNNNNNNNNNNNNNNNNNNNNNNNNNNNNNNNNNNNNNNNNNNNNNNNNNNNNNNNNNNNNNNNNNNNNNNNNNNNNNNNNNNNNNNaaaaatttaaaaaaattcacttgcataaaattataaatttttaagaatgaaaagatcttatttttttaataatacttacaaaaaattatattaaagtccttttttagaatatatatatttaatgtatatCTAGTTTTTCGAAACTTTCTTAAATGTATATCTAGTTCTTTGGgactttttttatattgattattaaataaaaaatagttaaataaataaataataataaatttaaaattaaaataatactattTATTCATTAATGTTTTTTTAAGTTTCTTAATCACGagagataaatttttaaatgattatttaacaacatatataaaaagagagaCTTTTGATTATattgacaataaaaaaattatttaatttttttaaaaattaacaaaaatttataattttattctattagtaatgaaaaaatatttcaaaagaacCTCATTATTGGAGATTAAATCCCAAAATAATTCATCAACCTCTTCTAATAAAAAGAGGTTTTTAAAATTCGAAATAGAAAGtattgttattttaatattttaatttattggttaaataatttgaagactaattatattttataataataaaatataattataaaaattattatcatattatatatatttcgtcccattcacaaaattttttagattcgTCAATGTTCTATAAAAAAATGACTGTATAATAACATTGATTCACATTTTTAAAGTATTGGCATTAATTAACtcatgaaaatttttcaaatttatctGACTAATCGCTAATAATCATTGCTAATTAATGTCACTTGGATTGATATTATAGGCAACCAGTGAAACATGACAAATTATTAATTTCCTTTTGATATGTCTATAAAAattctcaataaaaaattattaatatacttTTATAAATTNNNNNNNNNNNNNNNNNNNNNNNNNNNNNNNNNNNNNNNNNNNNNNNNNNNNNNNNNNNNNNNNNNNNNNNNNNNNNNNNNNNNNNNNNNNNNNNNNNNNNNNNNNNNNNNNNNNNNNNNNNNNNNNNNNNNNNNNNNNNNNNNNNNNNNNNNNNNNNAAAAAGTAAGAATACATAATATATCTAGCGTCTATAACTAGTAACCTATCactaataatatatgaaaaattaaatttataaatagacATTAACAAGACgctctcttaaaaaaaatataaaaatttaataaaatattagatcTTGTTACCATATACCCGGGCACATTTTAAggatatcataaaaaaataaagaataaagtatcgtttttatcTCTGGATAAGTTTTATTTGTATTTCTAACATTTAAATTGTCTTATTTATATCTTTAACGTTTGTAAAAGTAATTCGATATTATCATGTCGTCAATTACACATTATTATGAGTTTTAGTTGGAGTTATAAAAATCTCTTTttgaagttagaatacaaatatttagatagtgggtataatattaaTCGAACACATCTAAGtgagacctaattgagaatgaatacatccAAGTGAGAATTGTAAGACCCcgaattttaaaaagttattaataaattatttatgatctattatatttatttaagattatatttttagagatttttatatataagttgagtaaattcttatttattatttaaagttcttataattgaaaaataaagagtATTTTATATGTCTTAATTTTAACATATAGGTTTTTaaccttattttataaataaaggagaattaatttACTTATCTCCAATTGTTATTAAATTGGTATTTAACTGAAAATAATTTAcagattgataattaaaaggtatttttttaagatagatactatatatttaatttggttttaattattattctatctttacatttattttataaaattacattatattattctatttttatttaaatttcctAAACTacctaaaaccctaatttaACACTAACATACACAAACCCTAGCTCTCTACCATCGCCATCCCACCCTCACCTTTTCACCCCTCCCCCAacgaaacaaagaaagaaagaaacaaaagaaagggAAGCCGTGAGAGGGAGGGAGAGCGTTGGAGAAGAGGAGCTCACCGCCGCTATGTTGCCCTGCTACTCTCGCCGCCGCCGCCATCCAGGGAGCTGCCACTGCTGGTCATCGTCGCTGAGCCCGTCAACCTCGTCGCTGAGCCCTGCCACTCCTTGCCGCTGCCAGCTGCGCTGTCGCAAAGGAGAGACGCGCGAGAGAGGAGAGGCTGATTCTGTAACCACCGCCGCGCTGTGCTCCACGTAGTCACCACCGCAGTTTCGTCAAGAGAGAAAGACGTGGGAGAGAGGAGGCAGAACCGCGCGGGAGCTCAGCCGCAAGTGAGGGGACGCGTGCCTGACCCGTCACCGTCGATCCGCCCAGCCCGATTTGTCGCCAAACCGCGTTGCTGTCCGTGAAGCTGTCTCCGTCATCGCTGCTGGAGGTTGTCGTCAGAGCTGCTGCTCCACTTCCATCATTCTCTTTTTCACAGTAAGTTGCTCGCGCT encodes the following:
- the LOC107464522 gene encoding uncharacterized protein LOC107464522 isoform X1 → MDTTPARFMLSYGGEIKPRDGHHHRSSYAGGVHKMFHVDGNINFDDMTAKLSLLKGGDAVTSFKYLIPGDDLDTLVTVDNEMDLSNLMSEYDLHCHGSGWLAPMRIFLDTVEQGGVAVVPQAPVPPSASDEDRVNMELEGQLEQQWGRVSGRASFSLPGPLTLASALFLLVALILLVLLPMALLILQNYSIKNAMTEIRSTEPPRDRLIQFEKSINQLPEVLQVPARDTIEMVLHDKKGSRIHASLPKALVKKFCPVAKIIQNGNIDDKELIDIIVEVVGNKGRQIVFTFEDLDKNRVTCILFGTLVDHIFPHLDSIGPAPLIVERAKSFLDKVHVQSSYYASKLHVNVYIKEVVDSKNRLGSTCQITSQYISHLSSQPSYSESDEINGGLVRLKSIEELLNCANEGSYWILASIVRLDVEKDDWFYKGCTRCPRKLEGAEPSYCKKCDQADSNPLLRFRFQVIVSDGTGRIILLVLWDRETLQIVGKTATEIKENFFDDDDADTKLLIKVAVSSRNINGYDDVYNVMRISDDEQLIAKFGRNAADSVDDEFHTTSS
- the LOC107464522 gene encoding uncharacterized protein LOC107464522 isoform X4, producing the protein MDTTPARFMLSYGGEIKPRDGHHHRSSYAGGVHKMFHVDGNINFDDMTAKLSLLKGGDAVTSFKYLIPGDDLDTLVTVDNEMDLSNLMSEYDLHCHGSGWLAPMRIFLDTVEQGGVAVVPQAPVPPSASDEDRVNMELEGQLEQQWGRVSGRASFSLPGPLTLASALFLLVALILLVLLPMALLILQNYSIKNAMTEIRSTEPPRDRLIQFEKSINQLPEVLQVPARDTIEMVLHDKKGSRIHASLPKALVKKFCPVAKIIQNGNIDDKELIDIIVEVVGNKGRQIVFTFEDLEVTCILFGTLVDHIFPHLDSIGPAPLIVERAKSFLDKVHVQSSYYASKLHVNVYIKEVVDSKNRLGSTCQITSQYISHLSSQPSYSESDEINGGLVRLKSIEELLNCANEGSYWILASIVRLDVEKDDWFYKGCTRCPRKLEGAEPSYCKKCDQADSNPLLRFRFQVIVSDGTGRIILLVLWDRETLQIVGKTATEIKENFFDDDDADTKLLIKVAVSSRNINGYDDVYNVMRISDDEQLIAKFGRNAADSVDDEFHTTSS
- the LOC107464522 gene encoding uncharacterized protein LOC107464522 isoform X2; this encodes MDTTPARFMLSYGGEIKPRDGHHHRSSYAGGVHKMFHVDGNINFDDMTAKLSLLKGGDAVTSFKYLIPGDDLDTLVTVDNEMDLSNLMSEYDLHCHGSGWLAPMRIFLDTVEQGGVAVVPQAPVPPSASDEDRVNMELEGQLEQQWGRVSGRASFSLPGPLTLASALFLLVALILLVLLPMALLILQNYSIKNAMTEIRSTEPPRDRLIQFEKSINQLPEVLVPARDTIEMVLHDKKGSRIHASLPKALVKKFCPVAKIIQNGNIDDKELIDIIVEVVGNKGRQIVFTFEDLDKNRVTCILFGTLVDHIFPHLDSIGPAPLIVERAKSFLDKVHVQSSYYASKLHVNVYIKEVVDSKNRLGSTCQITSQYISHLSSQPSYSESDEINGGLVRLKSIEELLNCANEGSYWILASIVRLDVEKDDWFYKGCTRCPRKLEGAEPSYCKKCDQADSNPLLRFRFQVIVSDGTGRIILLVLWDRETLQIVGKTATEIKENFFDDDDADTKLLIKVAVSSRNINGYDDVYNVMRISDDEQLIAKFGRNAADSVDDEFHTTSS